A region of Macaca thibetana thibetana isolate TM-01 chromosome 20, ASM2454274v1, whole genome shotgun sequence DNA encodes the following proteins:
- the LOC126945029 gene encoding CKLF-like MARVEL transmembrane domain-containing protein 2 isoform X1 yields the protein MDPGDAKPGSPEAPSGNLKQPKTATALPSSGSVVSSVPKAQRNASAKTASGKHPAASVRTAKSAATARPQGSEGTAPSKKATTRPPPTPTLPPPTPTLPPPTPSAHTESKLLNETAIKERAEGRAKVPYEFRDSLKRFSFSPTGVLKILRMSLIIGALACFIIAQANESFITITILEIFIVLFFILIYMLTLHHLLTYLHWPLLNAEYRKQTKQI from the exons ATGGATCCTGGAGACGCCAAACCTGGGTCGCCCGAGGCACCTTCAGGGAACCTGAAACAACCAAAGACTGCCACAGCCCTGCCAAGTAGCGGCAGCGTAGTGAGTTCTGTACCCAAGGCACAGCGCAACGCCTCAGCAAAGACCGCATCCGGGAAGCACCCTGCAGCCTCAGTTCGCACTGCGAAGTCCGCAGCCACCGCACGTCCCCAAGGAAGTGAGGGCACCGCACCCTCAAAGAAAGCCACCACACGCCCACCCCCAACGCCCAcactcccacccccaacacccaCACTCCCACCCCCAACGCCCTCTGCACACACTGAATCCAAACTCTTAAATGAGACGGCGATCAAAGAGCGTGCGGAGGGCCGAGCCAAAGTCCCGTACGAATTCAGGGACAGCCTCAAGCGTTTTTCCTTCTCGCCCACTGGAGTATTGAAGATCCTGAGAATG AGTCTTATCATAGGAGCATTAGCTTGTTTCATCATCGCCCAAGCTAATGAGTCATTTATAACAATCACAATTCTGGAAATCTTCATCGTCcttttttttattctaatatatatGCTAACCCTTCACCACTTGCTGACCTATTTACATTGGCCCTTACTT AATGCCGAGTACAGGAAGCAGACAAAGCAAATATGA